In Shewanella sp. MR-4, the genomic stretch GCGACCCTCACCGAATTTGCGCTGCAATTTGGCGAAATGATCGTTAGCCCTGAGGCGATTACCGTATTTAAAGCCTGTGTGGCGCAATCTGAGAGCCACCCTGAAGTTTCAAGGTTGTTTTTTGAGGCGGGGCCACAGCATATGCTTGCGATGCTGACAAAATATTTAGGGGCGGTTGAAGCGCTTGGAGTGTATCGCTTTTCACAACCGCATCACTGCGCGGTACGTTTGTGTTTAATGTTGTTTGGTGAGTTGAAACTCAGGTTAGAGCTGGGACTGGAGACGGAGAGCTTATTGGGGGAGCGTGAGCAGTATATTCGGGGTTGTGCCGAGATGTTCTTAAAAGCTTATCGGGTGTAACAACATTAAGCGGTTGGTATCAGTTTGTATCTTCTTCGAAAAGAGTGAACTTTTGTTTGAAATCGAGCGTATTATCCGCAACAAATGACTTAACAGTAACGCAAGGAGCAGGCGTGACTAAATCACTTGATTCTCGAGTTAGCATAAAACATAGCCTAGTTTGCATGGGAGTGAGTTTAATACCGCTTTTAAGCTTTTGTGCATCAGCGGCAGAAGCACCTAAGCAATATAAACCCTTTAAGTTGAGCGTATCGCAGATTAGTACCCAGAGAGCCTCGGTTGCCAATGGCGATACCGAGTTGCAGCGGGACAGTTTATTACTCAACGCCAGCGTCAATATTCCACTGGATAAACAATGGTCTATTGGAATGCGTGTCGGTTACGACAGACTCGACTACGATTGGCGCAATATCCGTTTAACGGGGGCGAATAACGCCGCAGGCCTGTTTAGTGATGCGGGTGAAACCTGGGAAAATATCGACCGTTACCGCGCGGGCCTATCCCTTAGCTATCGGATGGATAAGCATTGGTCCTTTATGTTGTCGCCACAACTTCAATATGCCTATGCTGATACTGCGTCAGCTAGCAATGCACAGAGTTATGGTGTGGTTGCGTCGGCCATGTATGCCTTCGAGTCGGGCAATATGCTCGGTTTTGGCGTTGCGTATTTAAACGATATCGATGAAGTGCGCACTATGCCTTATCTGGCGGTGAGTTGGCAGATTAATGATTGTTGGCGGTTAGCTAACCCCTTCCAAGCGGGATTTAGTGGCCCTGCGGGTTTGGAGTTGAGTTATCAAGTGAGCCCTGCATGGAATGTTGGCTTTGGTAATTCACGCCGCACCGAGCGATTTTTAGTCGCCGATAAAGATACCGTGGTGGAGACTAACGAGTGGGTGAGTTATCTGCGTGCTGGTTGGCAAGCTACGCCGGCCATTGCGCTGAATCTTTACGCGGGTTACTACTTCAATGGTGAGTTGGAAGTTACTCATCAAGCGGCGCTCGACATCGATAACCAAGGCGCTGCGGCCTTGGATCTCGAGTTCCGATTTTAATTACTGGCCCAGCATGGCCTCTTTGAGGCTCTTCTGGGCTGGTTTTTCTCCTAGCCAAATTTTAAGTAAGGCCTGGCGGAACATTTCCCCTTCAATTGTGGTTTGTTCTTGACCATTTTTATAGGCGGTAACGCCACGGCTTTTGTTGGCGATCAAGGTGAATTGGTCGCCTTCTTTGATTTCATCCTTAAATAGCGCCATAAAGGCGTCAATTTGTGGCTGAATGTCGGTCGTATTATCGGCGGTTGCGTGCTCAAAACCTTCGGTTATCGCATCACGCATTTTCTCGGACGTAATCATTCCAGACGTAATATTAAGGCGAATCGCCGCAACCGGGGCATTGATCACCTCGGTCATGGTTTTGCTCGGGGTGGGGACATACAGGCTACCCACATACAAATCCATAAAGAATTTGCTGCGAACACCAACGCCATTCAATTGCAGCGTCTGAGCGTTGAGCGTGATGCTGTCGGCGACTTGGACACCAGAGACTTCTTTAGCTTGGGTGAATAGCGGTAAAAGCAAAGCGGTAGTTAGCGTCAGGGTTGAGAGTAACTTCATCATACACCTCATATTTTTTTAGTTATGGTCGCTGAGCGTATCCATGGGATTGACGGCTCAAACGAAGATTAATCTGTTGATTGCCAAGCGATACTAATCGATACCAAAGGGGAGCGATAGCCTAATCTGTGCAGGCTATCGCCGGAGATTTTAACTAGACCGCGCAGCTTTATTTGTCGAGTATTAAGAAAGCGATAGGTGGGTATAATAGCGCGCTTCGTTTAGTTTATGTGGTTAGCCACGAATCCCTAACTTATATTGGCCGTTTTGCTCAAACATAACCGCTTGTTTTTGCTTTGGTGAGATCAGGATTGGGCCATCATCGAAAAACAGAAAGCACTTCCAATTGCGGACAAAGACATCCCAACGAGTCTCTATCACTTGATATTTTTCGTAGCAAAAAAAGACCTGAGTATCGTCTGGCCACTGGATAAACTCGGCCAACATCTCGGGTAGGCTATTATCTTCACTGTCCCACGCACTCTGCCAATGATCCGTTTTGACCCATGCGTTGGCTTTAGCGGCCCAATCCCCTTTAGTAAACTGCTCGGCGCGGCTACTTTTATTGCTAATCCACTGATTCCAAACCAGCATGGCGCTTTTGTCCGTCAGCGGCAGAATGCCAGTCTTGTCATCATCGCTCACAGGCAAGTCTTTGTGGTTAAAAATCCACTTACGGCGATAGGTATCTAAAGGTATATAGGTATGAGCCAAAAAAGCTGTCCTCGGTATATTACGGATTATTCAGGATGAGTGGGTTACGCGAGGTAAGTATACTTTTTTGAGAAAAATTAGGAAATGAAGCTATTAAATCTAAATCTAGTTTCACACTATCTGGTCTCTCCACAGGGACTCGAACCCCGATCGGCCGCTTAGGAGGCGGCTGCTCTATCCTGTTGAGCTATGAAGAGACGCCAGTGATTATACTGGTTTTATCTTTGATTAAAAGGCTTATGATTTAGTTGGTTAAATCTTAAGCGCTATGTCGTTTATCTGTACATTGTAAGCCGCATTTTGGTCAACGAGGACCGCGGTTGCACTCTCTTCGCTGACTTGTTCGATTTTTACCGTTGCCCGGCTCTTGGTGGCGACGGCACGCATTTCGTTGAGCCTATCAGGCAAGTTTTGTTGTAGCACGACCTGAAATTTATCGCCAACTCGAATGCCGTGTTTGCGACCTAAGTTAAGGATAATTCTATCGCCCTGACGGCTGACGACTTGCCCCAACAGTGGTCTGCAATTGAGCGTGTTGTCTATATCTCGAGTTGCTTCTTGCATGATTTGGCTGATATTTCTGCCATAGGATGAACGCCAAAATCGATCACTATTAGGGGCTATTATGGCCTGTTCTTCAAACTCCCACGGGGCAGAGGTACTGTAGGTTTTGCTCCACACTTCCTCGCCGCTAATGCCGTGATAGAGACTGAGCTTAAATTGGAATTGTCTGAGTGGCGCTTCATCCCACCACCCCATAAAGGTTGATTGCACAGGCTCTGTCGATATATCGATGATTTGTGGCAATAAAATATATTGGCTATCGGTGATTTCACTCAACCAGCTTGGGAGTCGATAGCCGCGGATATCGACAAGTTCCTGTGCGATATCAAGCCGCTCTTTGGCATGGATATGGCTAAAACCAGTAGATGAGAAGCCATCAATACTATTACCCAGTTTCTCGGAGATGACTTCTTCAAATCCCGATAATTGTCCGTAGCGTAACTGTGCTCGATCTTTTATTTGCGCTTGGGGAATTAAGATGGCTGCCTTTAATTGGCCTGCAGGACATTGCTGGGTTGGGTCATCATTGAGATCGAGCCTAAGGGAAACATAGATTTTGTTGCCTTGAATACGCTCGCTCACCAATTGAATGCTAATCGCCTGGGCATAACGATTAATTGCAAAGCTGTTTTGCGTTAAGTTGCCATTAGTCGTTTGCTGTTCGCTGGTGATCTGGATACCGGTACTGAGCGTGGCATAACTCACCGCTTGATTGATGGCTTCTTCACGTGCTTGGGCGATATTGCCATTGGTGATCACCGCTTCTCCACTGGCCTCGACCCATTCGGCGTTTGCCTGTGCAGCAAATAGCAGTAGGCTGCTGATTATGAGCAAGTTCTTTCTTAGTATGTTCATCAATAAGCCCTTAACTAAAATTGCTGGGATGAGTCAGTTTACTGGCAGTGCTTTATGGCTCTAAGCAAATTGCATGCCTGATTTATCGTGGTAAAGGGATAAAGTTATCAATAGATTTGTCGATAATCTGAAGAGTTCATGAAGCGCAATATTTTGACTTGGTCTAATACTTGCTTGCTTTATGGCAAAGATTGCGGCTCCCTCTGGGCCACATTGATACTGATGACGAGGTTACTCCTATGCTTAAGCGTGCATTCATTCCTCTGGCACTGTTAGTGCTGGTTGGGTGTGCGACTAAACCCGTGGCACCGCCCAAACCTAGCTTAGCTGACGGCAATGGTTTGCCGCCTACGGCGACAATTAATCATCTAGCACAGCGCATTGTGACTGAGTTAGTCAAGCAGAATGATGCCTTGCGTCCCGACCAACCTATCGTTGTTGCCACGCCTGTGTTAGTGGGGGACTTGAGTAGCACCAATGCGCTGGCGCAGCAGCTCCAGCAAGGGCTAATGACGTCTTTGCATAGCTTTATGTTTAATGTGGTGGATTTGAATTTAGGTAATGGGTTGAGTGTGACGGCTGATGGCGATTTTATTTTGACGCGCGATTGGCAAAAGCTTTCAACCAACTTACCCGTTGACCATGTTGTGGTATCGACGATGAGTCCCACGACCAATGGCATGGCAATCAACACTCGGATTGTCACCCTGAGTAATAACCGCGTAGTGTCAGCCTCTCAAACCTATGTAACCCAAAAAGAGTTGAGCAATTACATGCAGCCTTCAGAGCAAGTTATCTCTCAGGATGGGATTTTATATCGCCAGTCGAGCCCTGGTATGAATGAAGTGCGAGTGCTAGGAGATGGAAAATGAAACGCTACCTATTCATTGTTGCGGCGCTCCTACTGACAGGGTGTGCTGCCAAAGATAAATATGTTCAGTGGGAAGATGTGCCGCCAAGCAGTTTTCCTAAGCTGACGGCCATAGGTTATGCCCCGCTAGAGACTCAACCGGCTAAAGAGCAGTCCCAACGAGTATTGATGGCGATGCAGGCCTCAAAAATCGTGGCTTATCGTGAGCTGGCTGAACAAGTGTATGGACAGAAGATCACTGCCAATAGCAGTGTCAGTGATTGGATGCTGACAGATGACAATGTTAAAGCTTCTGTGACTGGGGTGATCCGCGGCGCGAGAGTGGTAAAAAGTTATCCGGCAGGGGATCACTATGTGACCGAGTTGGAACTTGATTTTGCCAAGGTATGGCAAATTTACCAACAGCAGAGCCGCCCACAAAGAATTAAAGACGTTACCTATTTTTAGCACTAGGTAGGTTTTAGCGCTAGTGCAGGTGCTGCTAGTCCTTGCTGTACCGATAAACAAAAGCCGCACTCAGTTTTAGCGCGGCTTTTGTTTATATCCCGTTTACTATTTATTGCTCGACTTATGCTTTTAAATCATTGCCTAAGCTAGAAAGGGTCGAGGTTCTGCCTTTATCGTTATAGGTTAGAGTAGTCGCGTTTCGGCTCGCCTGTAAGGCTTGGGCAAAACGGTTTAGACTCGCCAAATTCATCTCGATGAGACTGGCATTTTGAGCGTTAAGATCCTTACATTCGGCAAGGGCCTCTTTTACGGCGGCCATTTTATGGGATAGTTCTACTTGCGAGGTGAGTAAGGATTTATCGCTGTGATTGGCCAGTAAGTCATCGTTGGCCTTGAGTTCTTGCAGGCATGTTGATTTTTGCTCCGCAAGCGATAAAAGCAAATCGGCGTTTTGGTCAACCAAAGCGCCTTTTTCCTTGAGAATAATCTGTTTAAGAACAGCCAAATGGGCGTGTTGTTGATCTACCAGTTTAGCTATTTCTGTCATAGTTACTCTTTATTGAGGTCATTCAATTCAGCTTCGAAGCTGGCAATGTTGGCCGCCAACTTTTCGGGATCAATTTTATAGCGACCTTCGGCAATAGCTTGCTTGATTTCAGCTACTTTCTTTTGGTCGACTTCTGGAAGACTGGCCATTTTGGTTTGAGCTCCTTGTAGCTGTTGAGCTTGAGCCGTAATGACAACTGAGTCACCTTTTTGTTGAGTCGATTTAGCCGCAACCTGAGTCGATTGCTCGCTTTCGCTGCTCTTTTTAGTACTGTTTGAACGGACTTGCGCGGCCGCTCCGGCGTTAAATTTGCTAATATCAATTGCCATTTTAGGCTCCAGCGTCGTGTATACGGGATTTCTTAACTGGGGTATCGGCAGCCCATCGAAAAGCTTTAGCTTATTTTACATTCTAACTTCGACTTCGCCAATGGCTGTGACTATAGCATCTAGTTCCTTGTTTGAGCTGCTATTTTTGACCCTAATTTGGTCACCAATATTACCATCTTGCAATGCTTCACCCACGGTTTTTAGCACAAAATTACTGGAACGAACATAAATCGATACTGAATCATTCTTACAAACAAAACAAAGATTGTTAGCAAAAATGGGGAAGTGTTTGGCGACACGGCGTTTAACCCTTACACCTGAAATTTGGTTTGTATCGCTAAATTGCATACCGCGTAAACTGTTTTGATCGACATAACGAATTTCAACCTGACTTGGGTTGATTAATTCACCCGGTGCCAATGTTTCGCTGGCGACCACAACAGGGAACAGGATATCGACGCGAACTGACATAAAAATTTGCCAAGGATAGGCTAAGTCGGGTGTATCACAGCTGACTTTTACCGTGTTGTTGCGGCTGATTTCCCGATCAGATGCCAGCTCAACTTTGATGGGAGAAGCACATTGTGCTGGCAGTGTTCGTTTATCTATGGGTTGTGGAGCAATTTCCACTTTGGCATTCGATGGTACTGAAATCTTTTCATTAATAAGGGCTTTAGCGAGCTCGGATATCGCCGATACGCTAGGTACCACAGGCGCTGCATTGGCGGCCGTGGCGAGAAATAATGCGAGAACACACAAAAAATAGACTAAATTTACTTTCATAATGAAGAG encodes the following:
- a CDS encoding TetR/AcrR family transcriptional regulator is translated as MTQSFDIPMSRSEQKKQQVLVAAIDLFCRQGFPHTSMDEVAKQAGVSKQTVYSHYGSKDDLFVAAIESKCVGHNLNADLLSDPSQPEATLTEFALQFGEMIVSPEAITVFKACVAQSESHPEVSRLFFEAGPQHMLAMLTKYLGAVEALGVYRFSQPHHCAVRLCLMLFGELKLRLELGLETESLLGEREQYIRGCAEMFLKAYRV
- a CDS encoding DUF6268 family outer membrane beta-barrel protein, whose translation is MGVSLIPLLSFCASAAEAPKQYKPFKLSVSQISTQRASVANGDTELQRDSLLLNASVNIPLDKQWSIGMRVGYDRLDYDWRNIRLTGANNAAGLFSDAGETWENIDRYRAGLSLSYRMDKHWSFMLSPQLQYAYADTASASNAQSYGVVASAMYAFESGNMLGFGVAYLNDIDEVRTMPYLAVSWQINDCWRLANPFQAGFSGPAGLELSYQVSPAWNVGFGNSRRTERFLVADKDTVVETNEWVSYLRAGWQATPAIALNLYAGYYFNGELEVTHQAALDIDNQGAAALDLEFRF
- a CDS encoding chalcone isomerase family protein, which codes for MKLLSTLTLTTALLLPLFTQAKEVSGVQVADSITLNAQTLQLNGVGVRSKFFMDLYVGSLYVPTPSKTMTEVINAPVAAIRLNITSGMITSEKMRDAITEGFEHATADNTTDIQPQIDAFMALFKDEIKEGDQFTLIANKSRGVTAYKNGQEQTTIEGEMFRQALLKIWLGEKPAQKSLKEAMLGQ
- a CDS encoding DUF2947 domain-containing protein; this translates as MAHTYIPLDTYRRKWIFNHKDLPVSDDDKTGILPLTDKSAMLVWNQWISNKSSRAEQFTKGDWAAKANAWVKTDHWQSAWDSEDNSLPEMLAEFIQWPDDTQVFFCYEKYQVIETRWDVFVRNWKCFLFFDDGPILISPKQKQAVMFEQNGQYKLGIRG
- a CDS encoding flagellar assembly protein FlgT — protein: MNILRKNLLIISSLLLFAAQANAEWVEASGEAVITNGNIAQAREEAINQAVSYATLSTGIQITSEQQTTNGNLTQNSFAINRYAQAISIQLVSERIQGNKIYVSLRLDLNDDPTQQCPAGQLKAAILIPQAQIKDRAQLRYGQLSGFEEVISEKLGNSIDGFSSTGFSHIHAKERLDIAQELVDIRGYRLPSWLSEITDSQYILLPQIIDISTEPVQSTFMGWWDEAPLRQFQFKLSLYHGISGEEVWSKTYSTSAPWEFEEQAIIAPNSDRFWRSSYGRNISQIMQEATRDIDNTLNCRPLLGQVVSRQGDRIILNLGRKHGIRVGDKFQVVLQQNLPDRLNEMRAVATKSRATVKIEQVSEESATAVLVDQNAAYNVQINDIALKI
- a CDS encoding FlgO family outer membrane protein; its protein translation is MLKRAFIPLALLVLVGCATKPVAPPKPSLADGNGLPPTATINHLAQRIVTELVKQNDALRPDQPIVVATPVLVGDLSSTNALAQQLQQGLMTSLHSFMFNVVDLNLGNGLSVTADGDFILTRDWQKLSTNLPVDHVVVSTMSPTTNGMAINTRIVTLSNNRVVSASQTYVTQKELSNYMQPSEQVISQDGILYRQSSPGMNEVRVLGDGK
- a CDS encoding LPP20 family lipoprotein, whose translation is MKRYLFIVAALLLTGCAAKDKYVQWEDVPPSSFPKLTAIGYAPLETQPAKEQSQRVLMAMQASKIVAYRELAEQVYGQKITANSSVSDWMLTDDNVKASVTGVIRGARVVKSYPAGDHYVTELELDFAKVWQIYQQQSRPQRIKDVTYF
- a CDS encoding flagella synthesis protein FlgN, with the protein product MTEIAKLVDQQHAHLAVLKQIILKEKGALVDQNADLLLSLAEQKSTCLQELKANDDLLANHSDKSLLTSQVELSHKMAAVKEALAECKDLNAQNASLIEMNLASLNRFAQALQASRNATTLTYNDKGRTSTLSSLGNDLKA
- the flgM gene encoding flagellar biosynthesis anti-sigma factor FlgM, which encodes MAIDISKFNAGAAAQVRSNSTKKSSESEQSTQVAAKSTQQKGDSVVITAQAQQLQGAQTKMASLPEVDQKKVAEIKQAIAEGRYKIDPEKLAANIASFEAELNDLNKE
- the flgA gene encoding flagellar basal body P-ring formation chaperone FlgA, whose amino-acid sequence is MKVNLVYFLCVLALFLATAANAAPVVPSVSAISELAKALINEKISVPSNAKVEIAPQPIDKRTLPAQCASPIKVELASDREISRNNTVKVSCDTPDLAYPWQIFMSVRVDILFPVVVASETLAPGELINPSQVEIRYVDQNSLRGMQFSDTNQISGVRVKRRVAKHFPIFANNLCFVCKNDSVSIYVRSSNFVLKTVGEALQDGNIGDQIRVKNSSSNKELDAIVTAIGEVEVRM